A window of the Methyloprofundus sp. genome harbors these coding sequences:
- a CDS encoding transposase, ISKra4 family, translating into MLLTITSITVSVTLALEGNMMEMENTILDAVNSVGCVATGEALKCFDTKGTPIIREGVKLTSKNRDSKKYQTPFGVIEIKRHVYQSSKGGHIFCPLEDSAHTIFAATPKFAQQLSHKYSQGNANSVCLDLKNNHNRIIAKSTIQNVTNWVGSIATAQEEKWEYELPELDEPISTIVFSLDGAYVLMANEGYREAMVGNLSLYDCEGERQHTLYLGEAPEYGKASFKERYEHEITCIKARYPDALYLGIADGAKDNWTFLEQHTQQQLVDFYHVTEYLAKASHAVFPKKSTAIDRKKWLSDRCSQLKNDTGAAQTILEELTPLMESRLTKSIKADLETTLTYFKNNIAKNRMNYASHVNKNLPIGSGVTEAACKTLVKQRLCGSGMRWKTKGAKVVLSLRALVQTTNRWQQFWEKIIQGEAQYLMA; encoded by the coding sequence TTGCTACTGACCATTACAAGCATCACCGTATCAGTTACTTTAGCTCTGGAAGGCAATATGATGGAAATGGAAAACACGATACTGGATGCGGTCAATAGCGTAGGATGCGTAGCCACAGGCGAAGCTTTAAAATGCTTTGATACAAAGGGTACTCCGATTATAAGAGAGGGTGTAAAACTCACGTCTAAAAACAGAGACAGCAAAAAATATCAAACGCCCTTTGGTGTCATTGAAATTAAACGTCATGTTTACCAATCATCAAAAGGAGGGCATATTTTTTGTCCATTAGAAGACTCGGCGCATACTATTTTTGCAGCGACTCCTAAATTTGCACAGCAATTGTCCCACAAGTATTCCCAAGGAAATGCCAATTCAGTTTGTCTTGATTTGAAGAATAATCACAACCGGATCATTGCCAAATCCACGATACAAAATGTAACGAACTGGGTAGGAAGTATTGCGACGGCACAAGAAGAAAAGTGGGAGTATGAGCTGCCTGAATTAGATGAACCCATTAGTACGATTGTTTTCAGTTTAGATGGTGCTTATGTTTTAATGGCAAACGAAGGTTACCGTGAAGCAATGGTTGGTAACCTGTCTTTGTATGACTGCGAGGGTGAACGCCAGCATACTCTCTACTTGGGAGAAGCGCCTGAATATGGGAAGGCAAGTTTCAAAGAGCGGTATGAGCATGAAATCACCTGCATAAAAGCCCGTTACCCCGATGCACTTTATCTTGGTATTGCAGATGGAGCCAAAGATAACTGGACATTTTTAGAGCAACATACTCAGCAACAATTGGTTGATTTTTATCATGTCACTGAATATTTAGCAAAAGCCTCTCATGCTGTTTTTCCAAAAAAATCAACGGCTATTGATCGTAAAAAATGGCTGTCAGATCGTTGTTCCCAACTCAAGAATGACACAGGGGCGGCGCAAACCATTTTAGAAGAATTAACGCCATTAATGGAATCTAGGCTCACCAAATCAATCAAGGCGGATTTAGAAACAACGCTCACCTATTTTAAAAATAATATCGCTAAAAACAGGATGAATTATGCCTCACATGTTAATAAAAATTTACCGATTGGTTCGGGCGTGACAGAAGCAGCTTGTAAAACATTAGTTAAACAGCGGCTTTGTGGCTCAGGTATGAGATGGAAAACAAAAGGAGCTAAAGTTGTATTGAGTTTACGTGCATTAGTTCAAACAACAAATAGGTGGCAACAATTTTGGGAGAAAATTATTCAAGGTGAGGCTCAATATTTAATGGCTTAA
- a CDS encoding RNA-directed DNA polymerase, translating into MLFEQVLSSENLRDAWKRVKQNKGAAGVDGLTTEDYPVWIHQHWENIYRGLQQGYYCPLPVKRVEIPKPNGGIRLLGIPSVHDRVIQQAITQVLQPLIDPDFSDHSHGFRPNRSAHDAVRSVQKGIKDGYGYAVDIDLSKFFDKVDHDLLMNRLGKWVTDKQLLVLIGKYLRADVSIQGKREPTRRGVPQGGPLSPLLANIMLDDLDRYLESKDYRFARYADDFVISVKSLQEGERVKAEVTAYLETLKLPINTEKSQVVSSKQLNFLGFAFKGKKIVWSPKSLANFKHRVRELTGRSWGVSWIYRYEKLRQTIQGWGNYFGLSEYYRPIPLLDQWIRRRIRMCYLKQWRRIRTRIRNLMRLGVSKSVAISLGMSSKGYYRLAKTKAVQIALNNKWLKSQGLVSIEEQWVKFHYS; encoded by the coding sequence ATGTTATTTGAACAAGTATTATCCTCCGAAAACCTACGTGACGCATGGAAACGTGTGAAGCAAAACAAAGGAGCGGCAGGTGTCGATGGCTTAACGACTGAAGACTACCCTGTGTGGATTCATCAGCACTGGGAGAACATTTATCGTGGATTGCAACAAGGCTATTATTGTCCGTTGCCTGTTAAGCGCGTGGAAATACCTAAACCGAATGGCGGTATACGCCTATTAGGTATTCCCAGCGTGCATGACAGAGTGATCCAACAAGCCATCACACAAGTTTTACAGCCACTGATTGACCCTGATTTTTCAGATCACAGTCATGGATTCCGTCCAAATCGTTCCGCGCATGATGCAGTAAGGTCAGTGCAGAAAGGAATTAAAGACGGCTATGGCTATGCCGTGGATATTGATTTATCCAAGTTTTTCGACAAAGTCGATCATGACTTATTGATGAACCGACTCGGCAAATGGGTGACTGATAAACAACTGCTGGTACTGATTGGAAAATATCTGCGTGCTGATGTGAGCATTCAAGGAAAGCGAGAGCCAACACGCCGTGGCGTGCCACAAGGTGGACCGCTATCGCCCTTACTCGCGAACATTATGCTGGATGATCTTGATCGTTATTTAGAAAGCAAAGACTATCGTTTTGCACGTTACGCGGATGATTTTGTTATCAGCGTCAAATCCTTACAAGAAGGAGAACGAGTTAAAGCCGAAGTCACCGCTTATCTAGAAACGCTCAAGCTTCCTATCAACACAGAGAAAAGCCAAGTGGTCAGTAGCAAACAGCTTAACTTTCTTGGCTTTGCTTTTAAAGGCAAGAAGATAGTCTGGAGTCCGAAAAGTTTAGCCAACTTCAAACATCGCGTTCGTGAATTAACGGGGCGTTCGTGGGGAGTGAGCTGGATTTATCGGTATGAAAAACTCAGGCAGACTATTCAAGGCTGGGGAAACTACTTTGGGTTGAGCGAATATTACCGACCGATTCCGTTACTGGATCAATGGATACGGCGACGTATCAGGATGTGCTATTTAAAACAATGGCGTAGGATACGCACTCGTATCCGCAACCTAATGCGATTAGGCGTGTCCAAATCAGTGGCAATTAGTTTAGGTATGAGCTCAAAGGGATATTACCGCCTAGCGAAAACCAAGGCGGTACAGATTGCTTTAAATAACAAATGGCTCAAATCGCAAGGTTTAGTCTCGATTGAAGAGCAATGGGTTAAGTTCCATTATTCATAA
- a CDS encoding transposase, IS66 family, translating into MTSADISNKKQQDKACSLLPEGIALLFEKDQTIDELTRVVEIKSGVISEQQKRIRILEEALRLSKIKRFAPSSEQSHQTSLFDEAENEVDGNEESEGADEALADENQASSTDTKKKPGRKPFSDKLPREQVFIRLTEAEKEGAIDTFFTKVKEELDIIPAKVRVLEYMQEKAVFVDRIDGEKQRRLTAAKMPGHPIVGAMGSISLMCFIIIAKYADGLPLYRQEGILSRYGGELSRATLANWVIALAKQLQPLINLMREHQQLGTVIQADETRVQVLKEPGRSASSDKYMWVTLGGPLGEKSILFEYDPSRSGEVPLRLLDGYGGYLQTDGYAGYNAACLKNGMTQLGCWDHARRYFKEAHNAQPKAKKGKNNKPSKAGKVLSLINKLYVIERGIKTLSVNEKYLQRQQKSIPVLNQLKAYLEDNRHKVPKDSLTGKAMTYLSNQWDKLNVYCSNGELNISNILAENAIRPFVIGRKAWLFSDTPAGAHASAVHYSLIETAKANGLEPYEYLKQVLTALPHADTVDKVEALLPWNIKKPGISE; encoded by the coding sequence ATGACTTCAGCCGATATTTCAAATAAAAAACAACAAGATAAAGCCTGTTCTTTGCTGCCGGAAGGCATTGCTTTGTTGTTTGAAAAAGATCAGACCATTGATGAATTGACGCGTGTTGTCGAGATCAAATCCGGTGTCATTTCCGAACAGCAAAAGCGCATACGCATTCTGGAAGAAGCACTTCGCTTATCCAAAATAAAACGTTTTGCCCCCTCTAGTGAACAATCTCACCAAACTTCTTTATTTGATGAGGCAGAGAATGAAGTGGATGGTAATGAGGAATCAGAGGGAGCGGATGAAGCTCTTGCCGATGAGAATCAGGCAAGTTCGACGGATACCAAGAAAAAGCCGGGGCGCAAACCCTTTTCAGATAAATTGCCGCGCGAGCAAGTTTTCATTCGTTTGACGGAGGCAGAAAAAGAAGGTGCCATTGATACTTTCTTCACCAAGGTGAAAGAAGAGCTGGATATTATTCCTGCCAAAGTACGGGTGCTTGAATACATGCAGGAAAAAGCTGTTTTTGTCGACCGGATTGACGGTGAAAAACAGCGTCGGCTTACAGCAGCGAAAATGCCGGGGCATCCTATTGTCGGAGCAATGGGAAGTATCAGCTTGATGTGCTTCATCATTATTGCCAAATATGCAGATGGCTTGCCCTTGTATCGTCAGGAAGGGATTTTATCGCGTTATGGCGGTGAACTTTCCAGAGCAACATTGGCCAACTGGGTCATTGCTCTCGCCAAACAGCTTCAGCCTCTGATCAACCTGATGCGAGAGCATCAACAGCTGGGAACCGTCATACAGGCCGATGAAACCCGAGTTCAGGTCTTAAAGGAACCGGGGCGATCGGCAAGCTCGGATAAATATATGTGGGTCACGCTGGGCGGGCCGCTGGGCGAAAAAAGCATCCTGTTTGAATACGATCCATCTCGGAGTGGTGAGGTGCCTCTGCGCCTGCTGGATGGCTATGGCGGCTACCTGCAAACCGACGGCTATGCAGGATACAATGCCGCATGCCTAAAAAATGGCATGACTCAATTGGGATGCTGGGATCATGCGCGTCGTTATTTTAAAGAAGCGCATAATGCACAACCCAAAGCCAAGAAGGGCAAAAACAACAAGCCCTCAAAAGCAGGCAAAGTACTGAGCCTGATTAATAAACTGTACGTGATTGAACGAGGAATCAAAACACTTTCGGTGAATGAAAAGTATCTGCAGCGTCAACAGAAAAGCATCCCGGTACTAAATCAGCTTAAAGCCTATCTGGAAGATAACCGGCATAAAGTGCCTAAAGACAGCCTGACAGGCAAGGCAATGACTTATCTTAGCAACCAGTGGGATAAGCTTAATGTGTATTGCAGCAATGGGGAGCTCAACATAAGCAATATTCTGGCGGAAAATGCGATTCGACCCTTTGTAATAGGGCGCAAAGCCTGGTTATTTTCTGATACACCTGCGGGGGCTCATGCCAGTGCCGTACATTACAGCCTGATAGAAACGGCCAAAGCAAACGGATTGGAGCCTTATGAATATCTTAAGCAGGTACTCACCGCTTTACCCCATGCTGATACGGTTGATAAAGTGGAGGCCTTGCTGCCTTGGAACATTAAAAAACCTGGCATTTCTGAATAG
- a CDS encoding mRNA interferase MazF (type II toxin-antitoxin system toxin), which produces MKRGEIWWASMGEPRGSEPGYNRPVIIVSSNEFNQSLIQTVIVVVVTSNLRLVDAPGNFKITKKQSNLNKDSVVNVSQLITLDKTFLTEQVGKLNSKYISYLNEGVRLVLGV; this is translated from the coding sequence GTGAAGCGAGGAGAAATATGGTGGGCTTCAATGGGAGAGCCCAGAGGTTCAGAGCCTGGCTACAATCGTCCAGTTATAATAGTCTCTTCAAATGAATTTAATCAGAGTCTTATTCAAACAGTAATTGTAGTGGTTGTTACATCGAATCTTCGTTTAGTTGATGCTCCAGGTAATTTTAAAATTACTAAGAAACAATCTAACCTAAATAAAGATTCGGTAGTCAATGTCTCTCAATTAATCACGCTAGATAAAACATTTTTAACTGAACAAGTAGGAAAGTTAAATTCAAAATATATTAGTTATTTGAATGAAGGTGTAAGGCTTGTTCTTGGTGTATAA
- a CDS encoding antitoxin (type II toxin-antitoxin system antitoxin), which translates to MKTAISIPDPIFQSAEIMAQHLAISRSELFTKAISEYLETHKYQDVTESLNQVYTVNPSSLDQKLTKMQFDSIEKDVW; encoded by the coding sequence ATGAAAACAGCAATATCAATTCCAGATCCTATTTTTCAGTCAGCAGAAATTATGGCTCAGCACTTGGCTATTTCTCGTAGCGAACTATTCACAAAAGCTATTTCAGAATATTTAGAGACACATAAATACCAAGATGTTACAGAATCTTTAAATCAAGTATATACTGTGAATCCATCTAGCTTAGATCAAAAGCTTACCAAAATGCAGTTCGATTCTATAGAGAAGGATGTCTGGTAG